A window of Echeneis naucrates chromosome 13, fEcheNa1.1, whole genome shotgun sequence contains these coding sequences:
- the sytl2b gene encoding uncharacterized protein sytl2b isoform X3, giving the protein MDKIHGSEIILASMKQRKAAGLDGAVRTERPRTPSGRGSDLVPPPKPARCLEALRPQEINDAEKENPNSAIRSPRLPRHNPFNRASLIAVEPPENNNDMLTGQDQQSSETEPTSTLRNHPAGDASQTSGSVILEGSSVGFKPVPRKRTFLSRHQSCQSETSGPGSVGSTEIIPASRRGLQGGSSGSSTQSGLKSQDETPLKIAVPAFNEACKSTQPSSSADEAYQQPLCAVSQVSSNSSLEKDRKPPSIPRDRPITYMKGHISPERETTKSNEGDDPTQRQYAGLNSVALHTSSIQDSERTHSSVGTTMRPEELSLPQSTMDPDPPVSYDLNFIDKSDLQTQKKPNQKHAFSLSTQATSPIGDDKDSIAKVLDWFNRSIDSSDWLNTDDGLETTKSSDKHVEISKIRREETPRKDGGGFKSERKKEILEIKGINSQRSSYEAKELRATERAGNKEHTEGQEVVQKDTREEMLLQELEDNDNESQPAQISHLKSFWEKSIPGHKILISKSIAASNQGQQQSNPAVEENKETVNNPRVGIHEKYRSDHGDERDQQLVIGPHKDTGDNVHSEHNQLVESEVMDTSSHRNNNDNSDYCYDKLLFSSSDSKTTDPDTERLSVTRPSAQPRTGDQPKPESKSIPSVKPNPAPDSSSRETPQLSKMMPESHMDSFVHTKKTPDSDKLCFSRNSPHMDYKPSGSDAQNPSRAQLHISSNEDIKGRNNEDNSNQLSMSPKQIEDRNNSSPSKRQDLPQQESTAERIKQLKSFWEQERNKPMFYSGKPKAVGNGKVARGANQAMSKRFTKSEYDLRSVGNNSGSDEEDSDRNHDNFTILPLSQRIETSPPILSERRTQFSILREFWDEATSDSQVAFPSEKPRSPRRKEPTNAHLPTQELKSGEPDIFRLSTTVEKARPAAVKASLSPQNRSTSPHDRQMGSGSRAMNDNKNSPSNDVAAGFRTSSKEREKSVQPHGSSRKEIRSPKSRKDNFSTSSSRGNSFRRANSMFMLSVSDENDQGELKMDVSPVHSHSRKQRQNTENSETLTPRARAFVPRDYRHYLGVTDKTSVHTLLAPAPKNEGPEGTLGCEYDLTGPLTTSTPLSSEERYSKKGNRSSQRPQWANYSSSDTGQESSVSSASETWSNSRSSSNRAGGENDEEYQNPVRKALKRAEARPKNLARSMEDITAPLAPTQERRQEPTSDLKRVRDVSSIPPPSSSLFLDPEHLKKMSKSVPSFLQEEDAGRDTDSISKDSYHGGSLKMGSSLTDLTSSSSKASSLSGSVMTIYSGDFRHVDVQGNIQFSINYIQRLREFHIFVAGCQDLAAVDPKRARSDPYVKSYLVPDKANLGKRKTSVKKKTLNPTFNEILRYRVRMEYLRTQTLILSVWHHDTFGRNSFLGEVDVDLSKWDFDHAHMNNSALKARITSTQAPSNGQGELRLAIRYLPQITHSEGVTKDNPHTGEIHIWVKDCKNLRLIRASIDPYVKCYMLPDTSRKSRQKTRVLRRTADPVFNHTMVYNGIQEADLTEACVELTVWDRDRIASNLLGGVRIGAGTGKSYGAVVDWMDSTPYEVALWERMLAYPNEWVEAVLPLRMLNSSKAAFK; this is encoded by the exons ATGGACAAGATCCACGGCTCAGAAATCATCCTGGCTTCCATGAAACAGAGGAAGGCTGCTGGTCTGG ATGGAGCTGTGAGGACCGAACGACCCAGAACACCCAGCGGTCGAGGCTCAGACCTCGTCCCTCCACCAAAACCTGCCAGATGTTTGGAAGCTTTACGACCACAGGAGATCAA TGATGCTGAAAAAGAGAATCCTAATTCAGCCATCCGTTCTCCAAGATTG CCAAGGCACAACCCTTTCAACCGTGCATCCCTTATTGCTGTTGAACCACCTGAGAATAATAATGACATGTTGACCGGTCAAGACCAGCAGTCATCTGAGACAG AGCCGACATCTACACTGAGGAATCATCCGGCAGGAGATGCCAGTCAGACTTCAGGCTCTGTCATTTTAGAGGGCTCTTCTGTCGGGTTCAAACCAGTGCCAAGGAAGAGAACTTTTCTCTCCAGACATCAATCCTGTCAGTCGGAAACCAGTGGCCCGGGGTCAGTAGGATCAACAGAGATCATTCCTGCCTCAAGAAGAGGCCTCCAGGGTGGCTCCAGCGGGAGCTCCACCCAGTCCGGCCTCAAGAGCCAAGATGAAACGCCTCTGAAAATTGCAGTTCCTGCGTTTAATGAAGCATGTAAGTCCACTCAGCCATCCAGCTCTGCAGATGAAGCCTACCAGCAGCCACTCTGTGCTGTATCTCAAGTTTCCTCTAACTCCAGtctggagaaagacagaaagccACCTTCCATACCAAGAGACAG GCCGATCACATATATGAAAGGTCACATCTcacctgagagagaaacaacaaagaGCAATGAAGGAGATGATCCGACCCAAAGACAATATGCAGGGCTGAATAGTGTCGCCCTGCACACAAGCAGCATTCAGGACTCAGAAAGAACGCACAGCAGCGTGGGAACAACAATGAGGCCGGAGGAGCTGAGTTTGCCCCAAAGCACCATGG ATCCTGATCCTCCCGTATCTTATGATCTCAACTTTATTGATAAGTCTGATCTGCAAACACAGAAGAAACCAAATCAGAAACATGCATTCAGCTTATCCACTCAGGCGACCAGTCCCATCGGCGATGATAAGGACTCCATTGCGAAGGTGCTGGACTGGTTCAACCGCAGCATAGACAGCAGTGATTGGCTGAATACAGATGACGGTCTGGAGACCACGAAAAGCTCTGACAAACACGTGGAAATCAGCAAAATAAGGCGTGAAGAAACACCGAGAAAAGATGGTGGGGGATTTAAAAgtgaaaggaagaaggaaattCTTGAAATAAAGGGAATCAACTCACAAAGATCAAGTTATGAAGCCAAAGAGCTGAGGGCAACAGAAAGAGCAGGCAACAAAGAACACACTGAAGGACAAGAGGTGGTGCAGAAAGATACCAGAGAGGAAATGCTGCTACAGGAATTGGAagacaatgacaatgaaagcCAACCAGCCCAAATCTCTCATCTGAAGTCATTCTGGGAGAAAAGCATCCCAGGCCATAAAATACTAATCAGCAAATCAATCGCAGCCAGCAACCAAGGGCAGCAACAGAGCAACCCAGCAGTGGAGGAAAACAAGGAGACTGTGAACAACCCCCGCGTAGGGATTCATGAGAAGTATCGCTCAGATCATGGGGATGAGAGAGACCAACAGCTGGTAATCGGTCCACACAAAGATACTGGAGACAATGTTCACTCAGAACACAACCAGCTGGTGGAATCTGAGGTGATGGATACTTCATCTCACAGGAACAATAATGACAACTCAGATTATTGTTATGATAAATTACTGTTTAGCTCCTCCGATTCTAAAACAACAGACCCGGACACTGAAAGGTTAAGCGTTACAAGACCCAGTGCTCAGCCGAGGACAGGCGACCAACCTAAGCCAGAGTCTAAGAGCATCCCGTCAGTCAAACCAAATCCAGCACCTGATAGTAGTTCAAGAGAAACCCCACAACTGTCGAAAATGATGCCTGAGTCTCACATGGATTCTTTTGtccacacaaagaaaactcCAGACTCTGACAAGCTCTGTTTCTCTAGAAACAGCCCACATATGGACTACAAACCAAGTGGGAGTGATGCGCAAAACCCATCAAGAGCGCAACTTCACATAAGTTCAAATGAAGACATAAAGGGGCGGAACAATGAGGACAACAGCAACCAGCTGAGCATGTCTCCTAAACAGATAGAGGACAGAAATAACAGTTCTCCCTCAAAAAGACAAGATTTACCACAACAAGAGAGTACAGCTGAGAGGATCAAGCAGCTCAAATCTTTCTGGGAGCAGGAGAGAAACAAGCCCATGTTTTACTCTGGCAAACCGAAAGCTGTTGGGAATGGAAAAGTTGCTCGTGGTGCAAATCAGGCCATGAGTAAAAGATTTACAAAGTCAGAGTACGATCTGAGGTCAGTTGGAAATAATTCAGGCAGTGATGAGGAAGATTCAGACAGAAATCATGATAACTTTACCATTCTCCCTTTGAGTCAGAGAATAGAAACGTCACCCCCTATCCTCAGCGAGCGCCGAACCCAGTTCAGCATCCTTCGCGAGTTCTGGGACGAGGCCACATCAGATTCTCAGGTAGCATTTCCCTCAGAGAAACCCAGAAGCCCTAGAAGGAAAGAGCCAACAAATGCCCATCTTCCCACTCAGGAGTTAAAGAGTGGCGAACCAGATATTTTCCGCTTGTCCACCACTGTTGAGAAAGCAAGACCAGCTGCTGTGAAAGCATCTCTATCTCCACAAAATAGATCCACGTCCCCACACGATAGGCAGATGGGGTCAGGGTCCAGAGCAATGaacgacaacaaaaacagcCCGTCTAATGATGTGGCAGCCGGGTTCAGAACGAGCtcaaaggaaagagagaaatcaGTTCAACCACATGGCAGTTCAAGGAAAGAGATTCGCTCTCCTAAGAGCAGAAAAGACAACTTCAGCACTTCAAGCAGTCGAGGGAATTCTTTCCGTCGCGCCAATAGTATGTTCATGCTGAGTGTTTCTGATGAAAATGATCAAGGAGAGCTCAAAATGGACGTGAGCCCCGTCCACTCCCACAGCAGGAAGCAAAGGCAGAACACTGAAAACAGTGAGACTCTGACTCCACGCGCAAGAGCATTTGTCCCCAGAGACTACAGGCATTACCTGGGCGTGACGGATAAGACCAGCGTCCACACCTTGCTCGCCCCAGCTCCAAAGAACGAGGGGCCAGAGGGGACGTTGGGATGTGAATATGACCTGACCGGGCCCCTGACAACCAGCACCCCACTGAGTTCAGAGGAACGTTACAGCAAGAAGGGTAACAGGTCAAGTCAGCGTCCCCAGTGGGCGAACTACAGCAGTTCTGACACTGGTCAGGAGTCGTCTGTGAGCAGTGCATCAGAAACTTGGTCCAACTCCAGGAGTAGTTCAAACC GTGCTGGAGGTGAAAATGATGAGGAATACCAAAACCCAGTCAGGAAAGCATTGAAGCGAGCAGAGGCTCGGCCGAAAAACCTGGCCAGGAGCATGGAGGACATCACAGCACCTTTAGCACCAA CCCAAGAAAGAAGGCAAGAGCCAACGTCTGACCTCAAACGCGTTAGAGATG TATCAtccatccctcctccctcctcatccttATTTTTGGACCCAGAGCACCTGAAAAAGATGAGCAAATCAGTTCCTTCATTCCTACAGGAGGAG GATGCTGGCAGGGACACTGACTCCATCAGCAAGGACAGTTACCATGGAGGTAGCCTAAAGATGGGCAGCTCGCTGACTGACCTCACCAGCTCCTCTAGCAAGGCGTCCTCT CTGAGTGGAAGTGTCATGACCATATACAGCGGGGACTTTAGGCACGTGGACGTTCAGGGAAACATCCAATTCTCCATCAACTACATTCAGAGGCTCAGGGAGTTTCACATCTTTGTAGCTGGCTGCCAGGACTTGGCTGCAGTTGATCCAAAGAGGGCTCGTTCAGATCC GTATGTGAAAAGCTACCTGGTACCTGACAAAGCTAACCtgggaaagaggaaaacatctgTGAAAAAGAAGACACTTAATCCAACTTTCAATGAAATCCTCAGA TATCGTGTTCGCATGGAGTACCTCAGAACTCAGACACTCATTCTCTCTGTTTGGCATCACGACACCTTTGGCAGGAACAGTTTCCTGGGTGAGGTTGACGTGGACCTCTCCAAGTGGGACTTTGACCACGCCCATATGAACAACTCAGCTCTGAAAGCAAGG ATTACATCCACTCAGGCGCCATCAAATGGCCAAGGAGAGCTGAGGCTAGCCATTCGTTACCTGCCTCAGATCACGCACAGTGAAG GTGTAACTAAAGACAATCCCCACACTGGAGAGATTCACATTTGGGTGAAAGATTGCAAGAACCTGCGTCTAATCCGGGCCAGCATTGACCCATATGTGAAGTG CTATATGCTGCCAGACACCAGCAGGAAGAGTCGGCAAAAGACCCGTGTGCTGCGGAGGACAGCGGATCCCGTGTTCAACCACACAATGGTGTACAATGGCATCCAGGAGGCAGATCTGACCGAAGCCTGTGTGGAGCTCACCGTCTGGGACCG